A stretch of Cyanobacterium sp. HL-69 DNA encodes these proteins:
- the paaK gene encoding phenylacetate-CoA ligase → MSSLSQKIKELLRIAKNVPFYTQRLNSVAITDHFLDNCSDAELFSAFYNIPPILKQDIRKAPSQLLATTQNIVYRGATSGTTEEAFVFFRDDLWNQKRLASLNKFLAWWGIDKQGAIANVNSRLFPLRHQDYAIIGGIDNHFLRWLNFITQKPIVLRGYPSRLCEVGLIAHHRINFDEVKAIICTGEPLFDHQKQLLRDIFECPIIIEYGSQECGVYGFTCPVCGNLHIDEGRCLIEEKDNRLLVTDLYSYTMPMIRYYNGDLVTLEHNSSCPHGKINLTILGRDSDNFGHGKSMYPMEGVDYYRSISTRDDKKLVGYLQKANSGKVDQFFAQEVKHIFPDNSPLFIQKFTSPLNMYKATNPPMQDEYLAEFTPLNIVNYSQLFLDVVKGDRWIYYNIPSVILEQSERLLNNHNYCLDEQVKLDKLYLLVMVLANKESVIHTQLNNLFHKYNNINQLSLIYIDLWAIALFTNNQELLSLLPKRNLSFKIKIDSYDYQLQLKLVSLGIQKIRTQKDSYLINKLDPLLPLFISDLDFCPKYGIDCLPSIISHWAKILNCYSGSENQDNLPPELKLREDYLLGKQNVNITFNGLSDATILELKELLIQIVFFDTPIDADLFLDTIKARQNQDTKKEITKSIAFIPFMNYFAHLFFQQGKIEKAYQCLLMSENISSTNNNFDTVSRLYNFKQKVF, encoded by the coding sequence GTGTCTAGTTTATCTCAAAAAATAAAGGAACTTTTAAGGATAGCTAAAAATGTTCCTTTTTACACTCAAAGATTAAATTCTGTGGCTATTACTGATCATTTTTTGGATAATTGTAGCGATGCTGAATTATTCTCGGCTTTTTATAATATTCCCCCAATCTTAAAACAAGACATCAGAAAAGCCCCCTCTCAATTATTGGCAACTACCCAAAATATTGTCTATCGTGGTGCTACCAGTGGCACCACTGAGGAGGCTTTTGTTTTTTTTCGGGATGATTTATGGAATCAGAAAAGATTAGCCAGTCTAAATAAATTTTTAGCATGGTGGGGTATTGACAAACAAGGGGCGATCGCAAATGTTAACAGCCGTCTATTTCCTCTTCGTCATCAAGATTATGCCATTATCGGGGGTATTGATAACCATTTTTTACGGTGGCTAAATTTTATTACGCAAAAACCCATTGTGTTGCGGGGTTATCCTAGTCGGTTGTGTGAAGTAGGGTTAATAGCCCACCATCGGATAAATTTTGATGAGGTTAAGGCCATAATATGCACAGGAGAGCCTTTATTTGACCATCAAAAACAACTTTTACGGGATATATTTGAGTGTCCTATCATCATAGAATATGGGAGTCAAGAATGTGGGGTATATGGTTTTACTTGCCCTGTGTGTGGAAATCTTCACATTGATGAAGGGCGGTGTTTGATAGAAGAAAAAGACAATCGATTGTTAGTGACTGATTTATATAGTTATACGATGCCGATGATTAGGTACTATAACGGCGATTTGGTAACTTTAGAACATAATAGTTCTTGTCCCCATGGCAAAATAAATTTAACTATTTTGGGGCGAGATAGTGATAATTTTGGGCATGGTAAATCTATGTACCCTATGGAAGGTGTTGATTATTATCGCTCTATTTCCACAAGGGATGATAAAAAATTAGTGGGTTATCTTCAGAAGGCTAATTCAGGGAAAGTTGATCAATTTTTTGCTCAGGAGGTGAAGCATATATTTCCTGATAATTCTCCATTATTTATTCAAAAGTTTACATCTCCTTTGAATATGTATAAGGCTACCAATCCCCCTATGCAGGATGAATATTTAGCGGAGTTTACTCCTCTAAATATAGTTAATTATTCTCAACTATTTCTTGATGTGGTTAAGGGCGATCGATGGATATATTATAATATTCCTAGCGTTATTTTGGAACAGTCTGAGCGATTATTAAATAATCATAATTATTGCCTAGATGAACAAGTTAAACTAGATAAACTTTATTTACTTGTAATGGTTTTAGCTAATAAAGAAAGTGTAATTCATACTCAGTTAAATAATCTTTTTCATAAATATAATAACATTAATCAACTATCTTTAATATATATAGATTTATGGGCGATCGCACTTTTTACTAATAATCAAGAATTACTGAGTTTATTACCAAAGAGAAATCTTTCTTTTAAAATAAAAATAGATAGTTATGATTATCAACTACAGTTAAAATTAGTTTCTCTAGGAATTCAAAAAATAAGAACACAAAAAGACTCTTATTTAATTAATAAACTAGATCCTTTATTACCTCTATTTATTTCCGATTTAGATTTTTGTCCGAAGTATGGGATTGATTGTTTACCTTCTATTATTAGCCATTGGGCAAAGATATTAAACTGTTACTCTGGTAGTGAGAATCAAGATAATTTACCTCCAGAGTTAAAACTAAGAGAAGATTATTTACTAGGTAAACAAAATGTTAATATAACTTTTAATGGGTTATCTGATGCAACTATTTTAGAGTTAAAAGAACTATTAATTCAGATTGTATTTTTTGACACTCCTATTGATGCTGATTTATTTTTAGATACCATTAAAGCTAGACAAAATCAGGATACAAAGAAAGAGATAACCAAAAGTATTGCTTTTATTCCTTTTATGAATTATTTTGCTCATTTATTTTTCCAACAAGGAAAAATAGAAAAAGCCTATCAATGTTTATTAATGTCTGAAAATATTTCTTCTACTAATAATAATTTTGACACGGTGAGTCGTTTATATAATTTTAAGCAAAAAGTATTTTAA
- the rpsU gene encoding SSU ribosomal protein S21 RpsU encodes MTQVVVGQNENIESALRRFKRQVSKAGIFADIKRLRHFETPIEKKKRKAVARRKKRFR; translated from the coding sequence ATGACCCAAGTGGTTGTGGGACAAAACGAAAATATCGAATCCGCATTACGTCGTTTTAAAAGACAAGTTTCCAAAGCAGGAATTTTTGCCGACATCAAACGTCTGCGTCACTTTGAAACCCCCATCGAAAAGAAAAAACGTAAAGCAGTTGCTCGTCGCAAAAAACGTTTCCGTTAA
- a CDS encoding putative transmembrane protein — MVEFNWITGLGGGILIGISATILLAFDGRIAGISGMLNGAVDWKSKEYWRWYFLGGMLLGGLIYEYFLPFLPSTPIPDAKPLIMMVGGLLVGFGTRMGNGCTSGHGVCGLGRFSARSLVAVITFLITAMVTVFITNLIT; from the coding sequence ATGGTCGAATTTAACTGGATTACAGGCTTAGGAGGAGGAATCCTCATCGGCATTAGTGCCACCATTTTACTAGCCTTTGATGGACGTATTGCAGGGATTAGCGGAATGTTGAACGGAGCAGTGGATTGGAAGTCAAAAGAATATTGGCGCTGGTACTTTTTGGGGGGAATGTTGTTAGGAGGGCTAATCTACGAATATTTTTTACCCTTTCTTCCATCTACCCCCATACCCGATGCTAAGCCATTAATTATGATGGTCGGTGGCTTATTAGTGGGCTTTGGCACAAGAATGGGCAACGGATGTACCAGTGGTCACGGAGTCTGTGGATTAGGAAGATTCTCCGCTCGTTCATTGGTGGCAGTCATCACATTTTTAATAACTGCCATGGTCACAGTTTTTATTACTAATTTAATTACTTAA
- the pmbA-2 gene encoding PmbA protein, with the protein MEAEGLLDLAKSCGVDDVEVYEVRSHSKPISFEANKLKQIESSQGGGMALRLWRNGCPGLAVAYGDFDGDDLIDKALAISALNEPETPSLNGQNRLIYPASEVKADINILMEEGRRAIALLREAQPEILCSLNLEWETETTTIINSRGLHCQYTDTSLSASVGVEWVREDDFLAIYDGVYDNQKLDLSKIIKSILQRLEWAKNQGTIESRPLPVLFTPNAVTSLWETVSDALDGKRIVDKSSPWYDCHGKKVISSAISTAQNPHLQPYYCPFDDEGSVTQSYKLIDGGKIANFYCDKKNSEKLGIKNTGNGFRPSLGSYPTPSLVNFVVDGGNTPFDKLVESMDYGLIVDQFLGNDADISGDFSLNVDLGYVVEKGEVIGRVKDTMISGNIYQLLERVKDLGNDNMWSGSCYTPSMVIDGVSVTN; encoded by the coding sequence GTGGAAGCAGAGGGTTTATTGGATTTAGCGAAAAGCTGTGGTGTTGATGATGTGGAGGTGTATGAAGTGCGATCGCACTCTAAGCCCATTTCTTTTGAGGCGAACAAACTTAAGCAGATAGAAAGCTCTCAGGGCGGGGGTATGGCTTTACGACTATGGCGCAATGGTTGCCCCGGATTGGCGGTTGCCTACGGCGATTTTGATGGGGATGATTTGATTGATAAGGCTTTGGCTATCTCTGCTCTCAATGAGCCTGAAACCCCATCACTTAATGGTCAAAATCGTTTAATTTATCCTGCTTCTGAGGTTAAGGCGGATATAAATATTTTAATGGAAGAAGGACGCAGGGCGATCGCCCTTTTACGGGAAGCACAACCCGAAATCCTCTGTAGCCTTAATTTGGAATGGGAAACCGAAACTACCACTATCATCAACTCCCGTGGTTTGCATTGCCAATATACCGACACCAGTTTAAGTGCCTCGGTGGGGGTGGAATGGGTAAGGGAAGATGACTTCCTCGCTATCTATGACGGTGTTTATGACAATCAAAAGCTAGATTTGAGCAAAATAATCAAAAGTATTCTCCAACGGCTAGAATGGGCAAAAAATCAGGGAACAATTGAATCTCGCCCTTTGCCCGTGTTGTTTACCCCCAATGCCGTTACCAGTCTTTGGGAAACAGTCAGTGATGCCCTAGATGGTAAGCGCATCGTTGATAAATCTTCCCCTTGGTATGATTGCCACGGCAAAAAAGTTATTTCCTCCGCCATTTCCACTGCTCAAAATCCCCATTTACAACCTTACTATTGCCCCTTTGATGACGAAGGCAGTGTGACTCAAAGTTACAAACTAATTGATGGGGGCAAGATAGCCAACTTCTACTGCGACAAAAAAAACTCTGAAAAATTGGGCATCAAAAACACGGGCAACGGCTTCCGCCCCAGTTTGGGTAGTTATCCCACCCCTAGCCTCGTTAATTTCGTAGTGGATGGTGGCAATACGCCCTTTGATAAATTGGTGGAAAGTATGGACTATGGTTTGATTGTGGATCAATTTTTGGGTAACGATGCAGATATTTCAGGGGATTTTTCCCTTAATGTGGATTTGGGTTATGTAGTAGAAAAGGGAGAGGTAATTGGTAGGGTAAAAGATACGATGATTTCTGGTAATATTTATCAGCTTTTAGAGCGAGTGAAAGATTTAGGTAACGATAATATGTGGAGTGGTTCTTGTTATACTCCTTCTATGGTGATTGATGGGGTATCGGTGACAAATTGA
- a CDS encoding Heparosan synthase has protein sequence MLFYLIEFYNDNHVSVNKINDSNLNLIKVPENIDNNSWILSYADNLSSNLTLEDNLIDFIQKKVIDNYNIFRNRDFCWLIWQNFSFPELTAQELSSDSISWIGKVDFIQKISQEDNSILGNNYQLLNYFINNKILCHTKLIKSQKLDLIGNYQDNILPKKIMAIIPHHNCNQWLDYCLFSLINQSYKLTDIVVIDDKSTDAPINICSNYPEVTLLKSNKKVGPYQIIQSVINDSNYDYYLFQDADDWSMVDRLRISIELMDKMGADMVGTQEYRVDDINHTVNPVAYPLNVNRALQKKPGHPLLHPTSLIKRSAFLGVNGFANALLYGADTEFLLRSHFHLKIYNSPEFGYFRRKRNNSLTTSPITGLGTSHREKLLHTLKAIAYNNYDMMKQGKIPSTIPLVSKPCETFEKIMKQTENMMMKK, from the coding sequence ATGTTATTTTATCTTATTGAATTTTATAACGATAATCATGTTTCTGTTAATAAGATTAATGACAGTAATCTCAATTTAATCAAAGTACCAGAAAATATAGATAATAATAGTTGGATTTTAAGTTATGCCGATAATCTATCCTCAAATTTGACCTTGGAAGATAATTTAATTGACTTTATTCAAAAAAAAGTTATTGATAACTATAATATTTTCCGTAATAGAGACTTTTGTTGGTTAATTTGGCAAAACTTTAGCTTCCCCGAGCTTACAGCACAAGAATTATCAAGTGATAGTATAAGTTGGATAGGAAAAGTTGACTTTATTCAAAAAATATCACAAGAAGATAACAGTATTTTAGGTAATAATTATCAACTGTTAAACTACTTTATTAACAATAAGATATTATGTCACACTAAATTAATAAAAAGTCAAAAACTCGATTTAATAGGAAATTATCAGGACAATATTTTGCCTAAAAAAATAATGGCAATTATTCCCCATCACAATTGTAATCAGTGGTTAGATTATTGTTTATTTAGCTTAATAAATCAAAGTTATAAGTTAACAGATATAGTAGTAATAGATGACAAATCAACAGACGCACCTATAAATATTTGTTCAAATTATCCTGAAGTAACCTTACTCAAAAGTAATAAAAAAGTAGGTCCTTATCAAATAATTCAATCGGTAATTAACGACAGTAATTATGATTATTATCTGTTTCAAGATGCTGATGATTGGTCTATGGTCGATCGCCTCAGGATTAGTATAGAATTAATGGATAAAATGGGGGCGGATATGGTAGGCACTCAAGAATATCGTGTGGATGATATTAACCATACTGTTAATCCTGTGGCTTATCCTTTGAATGTGAATCGAGCACTACAAAAAAAACCAGGACATCCCTTATTGCATCCCACTTCTTTGATTAAACGTTCAGCTTTTTTAGGGGTAAATGGCTTTGCCAATGCCCTTTTATATGGTGCTGACACAGAGTTTTTGCTGAGATCTCACTTTCACCTTAAGATATATAATAGCCCTGAATTTGGCTATTTTAGAAGGAAAAGAAACAACTCCTTAACCACTTCTCCCATCACAGGATTAGGCACTTCTCACCGAGAAAAATTATTACACACCCTAAAGGCGATCGCCTATAATAACTATGACATGATGAAACAGGGTAAAATTCCCTCCACCATTCCCCTTGTGAGTAAACCCTGTGAAACATTCGAGAAAATAATGAAGCAAACTGAGAATATGATGATGAAAAAATGA
- a CDS encoding HNH endonuclease, whose protein sequence is MKKKKTPRIPIPSEVRKYIYQRDNYRCQSCGKQSQESTLNIDHIIPLAKGGSNDMSNLQTLCANCNQKKRDKLDHRFRRHYS, encoded by the coding sequence ATGAAAAAGAAGAAAACCCCAAGGATTCCCATTCCTTCAGAAGTGAGAAAATATATTTATCAAAGGGATAACTATCGCTGTCAAAGTTGTGGCAAACAAAGCCAAGAAAGCACCTTAAATATTGATCATATAATACCCCTTGCCAAAGGAGGAAGTAATGATATGAGTAATTTACAAACCCTTTGTGCTAATTGTAATCAAAAAAAACGAGATAAATTAGATCATCGTTTTCGTCGTCATTACTCATAA
- the petD gene encoding cytochrome b6-f complex subunit 4 PetD — MSNPNSQLIKKPDLNDPKLRAKLAQNMGHNYYGEVAWPNDILYMFPICILGALGLIVGLSILDPAMIGEPADPFATPLEILPEWYLYPVFQILRVLPNKLLGIACQAAIPLGLMLVPFIESVNKFQNPFRRPIAMTVFLFGTLVTLWLGAGSVFPIDESLTLGLF, encoded by the coding sequence ATGTCTAACCCCAATTCTCAATTAATCAAAAAACCTGATCTTAATGATCCCAAACTCAGAGCTAAACTAGCTCAAAATATGGGTCATAACTATTACGGTGAAGTCGCATGGCCTAACGACATTCTCTATATGTTCCCTATTTGTATCTTAGGAGCATTAGGCTTGATCGTTGGTTTATCTATCTTAGACCCCGCTATGATTGGCGAACCCGCAGATCCTTTCGCAACGCCCTTGGAAATCTTACCTGAGTGGTATTTATACCCCGTATTCCAAATCTTGCGTGTACTACCTAACAAACTTTTAGGGATTGCCTGTCAAGCAGCTATTCCTTTAGGACTCATGTTAGTACCTTTCATCGAAAGCGTAAACAAATTCCAAAACCCCTTCCGTCGTCCCATTGCGATGACTGTATTCCTATTTGGTACTTTAGTTACCCTTTGGTTAGGTGCTGGATCTGTATTCCCCATTGATGAGTCTTTAACCCTAGGCTTATTCTAA
- a CDS encoding Mobile element protein: MTILIAFHQNSYRNFKHFYLNHVQQYWRSAFPKLPSYNRFIEWIPSTLMPLCVYLKHCFGRCTGISFIDSTKIQVCHNRRISRHKVFQDLAARGKTSVDWFYGFKLHLVVNELGEILNMSLTPGNVDNRKPVTELLETLWGKVFGDRGYVSAKLATELLEEYGIEFFAKPKRNMKNKLMKLHDKLLSRKRSIVENVYDQLKNISQIEHSRHRSPVNFCANLLCGLIAYCHKPKKPTLHLDWLLPQSA; encoded by the coding sequence ATGACCATTTTGATTGCTTTTCATCAAAACAGTTATCGTAATTTCAAACATTTTTATCTCAATCATGTTCAGCAATATTGGAGATCAGCTTTTCCCAAACTTCCCAGTTATAACCGATTTATTGAATGGATACCATCAACCCTAATGCCTCTTTGTGTATATCTCAAACATTGTTTTGGTCGTTGTACAGGTATTAGTTTTATTGATTCAACCAAAATTCAAGTTTGTCATAATCGACGCATTTCAAGGCATAAAGTTTTTCAAGATTTAGCCGCGCGAGGAAAAACCTCCGTGGATTGGTTTTATGGTTTTAAACTTCATTTAGTTGTCAATGAATTGGGGGAAATTCTCAATATGAGTTTAACCCCGGGTAATGTAGATAACCGAAAACCCGTTACTGAACTCCTAGAAACACTTTGGGGTAAAGTATTTGGAGATCGAGGTTATGTCTCGGCTAAACTAGCCACAGAGTTACTTGAAGAATATGGCATTGAATTTTTTGCTAAACCTAAGCGTAATATGAAAAACAAACTCATGAAACTCCATGACAAGTTACTTTCTCGTAAGAGGTCTATTGTGGAAAATGTTTATGATCAACTCAAAAATATTTCACAAATAGAACATTCTCGTCATCGCTCACCTGTCAATTTTTGTGCCAACCTTCTTTGTGGATTAATTGCATACTGTCATAAACCCAAGAAACCTACGCTTCATTTAGACTGGCTTTTACCTCAATCTGCTTAA
- the pixG-3 gene encoding two component signal transduction system response regulator PixG: protein MSDINESFKVAIPQFVGTRQAHLFKTLKVPQFTGKLIFTAKNGTQWVFFMYLGRISYATGGIHPCRRWRRNVLKYAPEVLHVLDTFDPKIFNNKQFIHNWEYNLFSLLIDEKILNPSVTNKIIRGIIQEILFDLTRAMEVNFDIVEDKNPSSPLVFIDTEPIIVEVWQDWQRWLGAKLADRSPNKAPIIRHHGELNRRTSPQTYQIMKKLFNGKNTLRDLHIQLNQDIVSMTRMMIPYFQLGLIELTLTEDIPLPWLVKFKPSSIHGNNIKALCITEQEQVVKDVKTTVTGLDYQFNSFSRGDLAIAFAQQNNPQVIFVDKEISSVNAYDLISKFKKTTAFQQIPIVLITDDLSKIEPEDYKSVGFCDVLIKPLHDQHIIKILNKNVTSTP, encoded by the coding sequence ATGTCGGATATTAATGAGTCTTTTAAAGTCGCAATTCCTCAATTTGTCGGCACCCGACAAGCACACTTATTTAAAACCTTAAAAGTTCCTCAGTTTACGGGGAAACTTATTTTTACTGCCAAAAACGGTACTCAATGGGTATTTTTCATGTATTTGGGTAGAATTTCTTATGCTACAGGGGGAATACATCCATGTCGTCGTTGGCGTAGAAACGTCCTAAAATACGCTCCTGAAGTTCTACACGTATTAGATACTTTTGATCCTAAAATCTTTAACAATAAACAATTTATTCATAATTGGGAATATAATTTATTTTCTTTATTAATAGATGAAAAAATTTTAAATCCCTCTGTTACTAATAAAATTATTCGTGGTATTATCCAGGAAATTTTGTTTGATTTAACAAGAGCAATGGAGGTAAATTTTGATATTGTTGAAGATAAAAATCCTTCTTCGCCCTTAGTTTTTATCGATACTGAGCCTATTATCGTAGAAGTTTGGCAAGATTGGCAAAGATGGCTAGGGGCAAAATTAGCAGATAGATCTCCTAATAAAGCCCCGATAATTCGTCATCATGGAGAGTTAAATCGGCGTACTTCTCCCCAAACTTATCAAATTATGAAGAAGTTATTTAATGGCAAAAATACTTTACGAGATTTACACATTCAGCTAAATCAAGACATTGTTTCGATGACGAGAATGATGATTCCTTATTTTCAGTTAGGATTAATTGAATTAACTCTTACTGAGGATATTCCTTTGCCTTGGTTGGTTAAGTTTAAGCCTTCTTCTATTCATGGGAATAATATTAAAGCTTTATGTATCACGGAGCAAGAGCAAGTGGTAAAAGATGTTAAAACTACGGTAACAGGTCTGGATTATCAGTTTAATTCTTTTAGTAGAGGTGATTTGGCGATCGCATTTGCCCAACAAAACAATCCTCAAGTAATTTTTGTGGATAAGGAAATATCATCTGTAAATGCCTATGATTTGATTAGTAAATTCAAAAAAACCACTGCTTTTCAACAAATACCCATCGTCTTAATTACTGATGATTTGAGTAAAATAGAGCCTGAAGACTATAAATCCGTGGGTTTTTGTGATGTCTTGATTAAACCATTACATGACCAACATATTATTAAGATTCTTAATAAAAACGTTACTTCCACCCCTTAA
- the petB gene encoding cytochrome b6 PetB, translating into MFTKQVTDSSVYKWFNDRLEVEAISDDISSKYVPPHVNIFYCLGGITLTCFLIQFATGFAMTFYYKPTVAEAFSSVQFIMNEVNFGWLIRSVHRWSASMMVLMLILHVFRVYLTGGFKRPRELTWIVGVTMAVITVSFGVTGYSLPWDQVGYWAVKIVSGVPAAIPVVGDQMVELLRGGASVGQATLTRFYTIHTFVLPWLMAVFMLLHFLLIRKQGISGPL; encoded by the coding sequence ATGTTTACAAAACAAGTAACCGATTCTTCCGTTTATAAATGGTTTAACGATCGCCTCGAAGTAGAAGCGATTTCCGATGACATTAGTAGTAAGTACGTTCCTCCCCATGTCAATATCTTCTATTGCCTAGGCGGAATCACCCTTACCTGCTTCCTCATCCAATTCGCCACCGGGTTTGCCATGACTTTCTATTACAAACCCACCGTCGCTGAAGCCTTTAGTTCCGTTCAATTTATCATGAACGAAGTAAACTTTGGTTGGTTAATTCGCTCCGTCCATCGTTGGTCTGCCAGTATGATGGTATTAATGTTAATCCTCCACGTATTCCGTGTTTACCTGACTGGTGGTTTTAAAAGACCCCGTGAGTTAACCTGGATCGTGGGTGTTACCATGGCTGTAATCACCGTATCCTTCGGTGTAACTGGCTACTCCTTACCTTGGGACCAAGTAGGTTACTGGGCAGTTAAAATCGTATCTGGTGTACCCGCAGCAATTCCCGTTGTAGGAGATCAAATGGTAGAACTTCTCAGAGGTGGAGCAAGTGTAGGTCAAGCAACCTTAACCCGTTTCTACACCATCCATACTTTCGTACTACCTTGGTTAATGGCAGTGTTCATGTTATTGCACTTCCTCCTAATCCGTAAACAAGGTATCTCCGGACCTTTGTAA
- the rpsD gene encoding SSU ribosomal protein S4 RpsD, producing MSRYTGPRLRVTRRLGDLPGLTRKNARRQYPPGQHGQSRRKRSEYAIRLEEKQKLRYNYGVNEKQLVRYVKKARRVGGSTGQVLLQLLEMRLDNTVFRLGMAPTIPAARQLVNHGHINVNGRVVDISSYQCRPGDVIAVRDRDKSRKIVEGNLANPGLANLPSHLEFDKNTYVGKVNGVIEREWVALNINELLVIEYYSRKA from the coding sequence ATGTCTCGATATACAGGACCTCGCTTGAGGGTAACACGTCGCCTAGGAGACTTACCCGGGCTAACACGTAAAAACGCACGTCGTCAATATCCCCCCGGACAACACGGCCAAAGTCGCCGTAAACGCTCCGAATACGCCATTCGTTTAGAAGAAAAACAAAAACTTCGTTACAACTACGGTGTAAACGAAAAACAATTAGTTCGTTATGTTAAAAAAGCTCGTCGTGTAGGTGGTTCCACCGGACAAGTATTATTACAATTATTAGAAATGCGCCTTGATAACACCGTATTCCGTCTCGGTATGGCGCCCACTATTCCCGCCGCCCGTCAATTAGTAAACCACGGACACATCAACGTTAACGGTAGAGTGGTGGACATTTCCAGTTATCAGTGTCGCCCCGGAGATGTAATCGCCGTCAGAGATCGTGATAAATCTCGTAAAATTGTAGAAGGTAACCTTGCTAACCCCGGACTTGCTAACCTTCCTAGTCACCTCGAATTCGATAAAAACACCTATGTTGGTAAAGTCAACGGTGTCATCGAACGTGAATGGGTAGCATTAAACATCAACGAACTACTCGTAATTGAGTATTACTCTCGTAAAGCATAG
- a CDS encoding gene II and X protein family protein, with translation MNNKFNLISLISGLLFGLGLGISQMVDRTRVIGFLDVTGNWDPTLIFVLGGAVGVTAITFRFVLPMRKPIFAEKFYLPTRNDIDLFLVLGAAIFGIGWGISGYCPGPAVTSLVQQNVNPFIFIIAFFIGSFSFKY, from the coding sequence ATGAACAATAAATTTAACTTAATATCCTTAATAAGTGGCTTATTATTTGGTTTAGGACTAGGTATATCTCAGATGGTAGATCGCACTCGAGTCATCGGCTTTTTAGATGTCACAGGAAATTGGGATCCTACCCTAATATTTGTTTTAGGTGGTGCCGTAGGAGTCACAGCTATTACTTTCCGATTTGTTTTACCCATGAGAAAACCTATCTTTGCCGAGAAATTTTATCTACCTACTCGCAATGATATAGACTTATTTCTAGTTTTAGGAGCCGCAATTTTCGGCATTGGTTGGGGAATTTCTGGTTACTGTCCAGGACCTGCCGTTACATCTTTAGTTCAACAAAATGTTAATCCTTTTATATTTATAATTGCCTTTTTTATTGGCTCTTTTAGTTTTAAATATTAG
- the ribF gene encoding bifunctional riboflavin kinase / FMN adenylyltransferase RibF encodes MTILVTSSLENIITPNAIALGNFDGLHRGHQRVINSIFKINNPDIYPTLVTFTPHPQEYFTGKKKQLLTPIPEKAKLLEKMGVKQLILLPFDRELATLSARAFVKDILVEKINAKYISIGSDFRFGYQRQGDAHKLQELTAENNIYVNITAEEKIDINDSFTRISSSDIRRALGEGNLSLAQGMLGRKYTLKGKVVKGQQLGRKIGFPTANLDIDKQKFLPKKGVYKVIVNQNNIYDNQLLGVMNIGDRPTVDGTKTTVEVHILNWEGDLYNKVLEVELLKFLRPERKFNSLDELKAQIASDCELSFSNGE; translated from the coding sequence GTGACAATTCTTGTAACTTCTTCCCTAGAAAATATTATCACACCAAATGCGATCGCCCTTGGCAATTTTGATGGACTTCATCGAGGACATCAGAGGGTGATAAATTCAATATTTAAAATTAATAATCCAGACATCTATCCTACCCTTGTTACCTTTACTCCCCATCCCCAAGAGTATTTTACAGGGAAGAAAAAACAACTTTTAACTCCCATTCCTGAGAAGGCGAAATTATTAGAAAAAATGGGGGTAAAACAATTAATATTATTACCTTTTGATCGAGAATTAGCTACTCTTTCAGCGAGGGCATTTGTTAAGGATATTTTGGTAGAAAAAATAAACGCAAAATATATCAGTATTGGTTCAGATTTTCGTTTCGGCTATCAACGGCAAGGGGATGCCCATAAGTTACAGGAATTAACGGCAGAAAATAATATTTATGTCAATATTACCGCTGAGGAAAAAATTGATATTAATGATAGTTTTACGAGGATTAGTAGTTCAGATATTAGAAGGGCTTTAGGGGAAGGAAATTTATCTTTAGCACAAGGAATGTTAGGACGAAAATATACTCTCAAAGGAAAGGTTGTAAAAGGGCAACAATTAGGAAGAAAAATTGGTTTTCCTACGGCAAATTTAGATATAGATAAACAAAAGTTTCTCCCAAAAAAAGGAGTTTATAAAGTTATAGTAAACCAAAATAATATCTATGATAACCAATTATTAGGAGTAATGAATATAGGCGATCGCCCTACAGTTGATGGCACAAAAACCACCGTGGAAGTTCACATTTTGAATTGGGAAGGGGATTTATATAATAAAGTTTTAGAAGTAGAATTATTGAAGTTTTTGCGACCAGAAAGAAAGTTTAACTCCCTTGATGAATTGAAGGCACAAATTGCGAGCGATTGTGAGCTATCATTTAGTAATGGGGAGTAA